Proteins encoded by one window of Ascochyta rabiei chromosome 1, complete sequence:
- a CDS encoding Hym1p, translating into MAFLFRNKQKSNAELTRSTKDLTVRLSQEDKPNPKLEEELARDLQQMKLRLQGTPDTEVNPELVFQLLSAILSDDLLYTLAINIHKLPFESRKDAQVVFSSAFRYKPAGQTDPQVLHHIVQFRPDIIIALCRGYDRRESAMPCGGVLREALKYDAIAALLLYDEGDEEGKQLDLANVNPDIPATGNGIFWRFFDWIDKGAFELSADAFNTFREILTKHKPLVATFLQTNFELFFSKYNSMLISSESYVTKRQSIKLLGEILLDRANYSVMTQYVDSGEHLKIIMKLLRDDRRMINYEGFHVFKVFVANPNKSMAVQRILISNREKLLRFLPNFLDDRTEDEQFIDEKSFLIRQIEQLPSQPVPPTAAA; encoded by the exons ATGGCATTCTTATTCCGGAACAAGCAGAAGAGCAATGCCGAGCTCACGCGCTCGACCAAGGACCTCACCGTCCGCCTGAGTCAGGAGGACAAGCCCAATCCAAAG TTGGAAGAGGAACTTGCTCGAGACCTGCAACAGATGAAGCTGAGACTTCAAGGCACGCCTG ACACAGAAGTCAACCCCGAACTCGTATTCCAGCTCCTCTCGGCTATCCTAAGTGACGATCTGCTCTACACACTAGCCATCAACATACACAAACTGCCGTTCGAATCGCGCAAAGACGCACAAGTCGTCTTCTCGTCCGCCTTCCGCTACAAACCCGCCGGGCAAACAGACCCTCAGGTGTTGCACCACATTGTACAATTCCGGCCCGACATCATAATAGCGCTATGCAGAGGCTACGACAGAAGAGAGAGCGCAATGCCATGCGGAGGAGTATTACGTGAAGCGCTCAAGTACGATGCAATCGCTGCGCTGCTACTGTACGACGAGGGCGACGAGGAAGGCAAGCAGTTGGATCTTGCCAACGTCAATCCGGATATACCTGCCACTGGCAATGGCATATTTTGGAGGTTCTTCGACTGGATAGATAAGGGCGCATTTGAGCTCAGTGCAGACGCATTCAACACATTTAGG GAAATCCTCACCAAGCACAAACCACTTGTGGCTACATTTCTACAGACGAACTTTGAATTGTTCTTCTCAAAATACAACAGTATGCTGATCTCGTCGGAGAGCTACGTGACCAAGCGGCAGTCTATCAAATTGCTGGGCGAAATCCTGCTTGACCGAGCGAACTACAGCGTAATGACGCAGTACGTGGACTCTGGCGAGCATCTCAAAATCATTATGAAGCTGTTGCGGGACGACAGACGGATGATCAACTACGAAGGTTTCCACGTGTTCAAG GTGTTTGTCGCAAATCCGAACAAGTCCATGGCCGTGCAGCGAATCCTGATCAGCAACCGCGAGAAGTTGCTGCGCTTTCTACCCAACTTCCTCGACGATCGCACAGAAGACGAGCAGTTCATAGACGAAAAGAGCTTCTTGATACGTCAGATCGAGCAGCTACCCAGCCAGCCGGTTCCACCGACTGCAGCAGCATGA
- a CDS encoding Cyclin-dependent kinase: MASQDWRAGFGFAARMSAVTKIIDACHASNPLLSANDAHREAIVAETRIYDQAHSIDDYESSIDEKVASYPPRFLQFPTPEDTKYVPTPGAISVGMYQNALYYREGLFSAIYKAPALTEDGYFPPGAPSRAKFVALKITSPSMMEPPHDSRREAEILKKAACPNVIPLLDTFREDGSRFVLVFPFVPLDLSVVLREGKFAKTQTKVWLKDLFSALAFIHEQGIIHRDIKPSNILLKTLDGPAYLADFGIAWAPDCSGSEAPDSKITDVGTTCYRPPELLFGNKAYDCSLDLWAAGCTVAEILDPNHATLFDSGELGSDLALLQSIFKKLGTPTLSRWPEAAKFPDWGKVQFYEYPEEHWGTLLPRVSEEGQDLVSELVRYESGARLTALKVLEHAYFRD, translated from the exons ATGGCTTCTCAAGACTGGCGTGCGGGCTTTGGCTTTGCTGCTCGCATGTCTGCTGTTACGAAAAT AATAGACGCATGTCATGCCTCGAATCCTTTGCTATCAGCGAATGATGCGCACAGGGAAGCTATCGTAGCCGAGACCAGGATATATGACCAAGCCCACTCAATC GACGATTATGAAAGTTCAATCGACGAGAAAGTTGCGAGCTATCCTCCACGCTTCCTCCAGTTCCCGACTCCCGAG GACACGAAGTACGTACCCACTCCTGGTGCAATCTCAGTGGGCATGTATCAGAATGCTCTCTACTACCGAGAGGGTCTTTTTTCCGCCATCTACAAGGCGCCTGCTTTGACCGAAGATGGCTACTTCCCACCTGGCGCGCCGTCTAGAGCCAAGTTCGTTGCGCTCAAGATCACCTCACCATCGATGATGGAGCCGCCGCACGACTCAAGGCGCGAGGCTGAGATTCTGAAGAAAGCAGCATGCCCCAATGTCATTCCACTTCTGGATACCTTTCGAGAGGATGGCAGTCGATTTGTTCTGGTTTTTCCTTTCGTGCCGCTCGATCTGAGTGTAGTCCTGCGGGAGGGCAAGTTTGCAAAGACACAAACCAAAGTCTGGTTAAAGGACTTGTTCTCTGCTCTCGCATTTATCCACGAGCAGGGGATCATTCACCGTGACATCAAGCCCTCGAACATATTGCTCAAAACGCTCGATGGACCTGCCTATCTCGCCGACTTTGGCATTGCCTGGGCGCCGGATTGCTCGGGCTCTGAGGCACCCGATTCGAAGATTACGGACGTTGGCACAACCTGCTATAGGCCGCCAGAGCTACTCTTCGGCAACAAAGCATACGATTGCAGTCTCGACTTATGGGCGGCTGGTTGTACCGTTGCCGAGATTCTGGACCCTAATCACGCAACACTGTTCGATTCTGGAGAACTGGGAAGCGATTTGGCTCTGCTGCAGAGCATTTTTAAGAAGCTGGGAACGCCAACGTTATCTCGATGGCCT GAGGCAGCAAAGTTCCCTGATTGGGGCAAAGTGCAGTTTTACGAGTACCCAGAAGAACATTGGGGTACGCTGCTACCACGAGTATCTGAAGAGGGGCAGGACCTTGTCTCAGAGCTCGTCCGGTACGAGAGCGGAGCACGCTTAACAGCATTGAAG GTCCTCGAGCATGCTTACTTCCGCGATTAA
- a CDS encoding Cyclin-dependent kinase, with amino-acid sequence MDRVVLTNHCINSFRTSACFFFHHLFAMLDCIKLILRRIDACHASNPLLSANDAHREAIVAETRIYDQAHSIDDYESSIDEKVASYPPRFLQFPTPEDTKYVPTPGAISVGMYQNALYYREGLFSAIYKAPALTEDGYFPPGAPSRAKFVALKITSPSMMEPPHDSRREAEILKKAACPNVIPLLDTFREDGSRFVLVFPFVPLDLSVVLREGKFAKTQTKVWLKDLFSALAFIHEQGIIHRDIKPSNILLKTLDGPAYLADFGIAWAPDCSGSEAPDSKITDVGTTCYRPPELLFGNKAYDCSLDLWAAGCTVAEILDPNHATLFDSGELGSDLALLQSIFKKLGTPTLSRWPEAAKFPDWGKVQFYEYPEEHWGTLLPRVSEEGQDLVSELVRYESGARLTALKVLEHAYFRD; translated from the exons ATGGACCGTGTCGTGCTCACGAACCACTGTATAAACTCTTTTCGAACTTCAGCGTGCTTTTTCTTTCACCACTTGTTTGCAATGCTGGACTGCATCAAGCTAATTCTTCGCAGAATAGACGCATGTCATGCCTCGAATCCTTTGCTATCAGCGAATGATGCGCACAGGGAAGCTATCGTAGCCGAGACCAGGATATATGACCAAGCCCACTCAATC GACGATTATGAAAGTTCAATCGACGAGAAAGTTGCGAGCTATCCTCCACGCTTCCTCCAGTTCCCGACTCCCGAG GACACGAAGTACGTACCCACTCCTGGTGCAATCTCAGTGGGCATGTATCAGAATGCTCTCTACTACCGAGAGGGTCTTTTTTCCGCCATCTACAAGGCGCCTGCTTTGACCGAAGATGGCTACTTCCCACCTGGCGCGCCGTCTAGAGCCAAGTTCGTTGCGCTCAAGATCACCTCACCATCGATGATGGAGCCGCCGCACGACTCAAGGCGCGAGGCTGAGATTCTGAAGAAAGCAGCATGCCCCAATGTCATTCCACTTCTGGATACCTTTCGAGAGGATGGCAGTCGATTTGTTCTGGTTTTTCCTTTCGTGCCGCTCGATCTGAGTGTAGTCCTGCGGGAGGGCAAGTTTGCAAAGACACAAACCAAAGTCTGGTTAAAGGACTTGTTCTCTGCTCTCGCATTTATCCACGAGCAGGGGATCATTCACCGTGACATCAAGCCCTCGAACATATTGCTCAAAACGCTCGATGGACCTGCCTATCTCGCCGACTTTGGCATTGCCTGGGCGCCGGATTGCTCGGGCTCTGAGGCACCCGATTCGAAGATTACGGACGTTGGCACAACCTGCTATAGGCCGCCAGAGCTACTCTTCGGCAACAAAGCATACGATTGCAGTCTCGACTTATGGGCGGCTGGTTGTACCGTTGCCGAGATTCTGGACCCTAATCACGCAACACTGTTCGATTCTGGAGAACTGGGAAGCGATTTGGCTCTGCTGCAGAGCATTTTTAAGAAGCTGGGAACGCCAACGTTATCTCGATGGCCT GAGGCAGCAAAGTTCCCTGATTGGGGCAAAGTGCAGTTTTACGAGTACCCAGAAGAACATTGGGGTACGCTGCTACCACGAGTATCTGAAGAGGGGCAGGACCTTGTCTCAGAGCTCGTCCGGTACGAGAGCGGAGCACGCTTAACAGCATTGAAG GTCCTCGAGCATGCTTACTTCCGCGATTAA
- a CDS encoding Suppressor of Profilin deletion produces the protein MELQRKEYPAVLQALSPAQAVDILNGRMRHVNQLNTQIADWLQERRRVEEQYVQSLRKLANRHPPDDASELGIFSVPWQKIVSATGAVAGSHEHLARKIESDVERPLRNFYASNREVQAMGNISGNLAAMAKDIDSARKKSEKLKAKGAKAKPSEVGEAAQEEQNAELQWDSQAPFVFEKLQAVDESRLNHLRDALTQFQTHEVDQVERSRITAEETLNVLLNIETADEIQTWSLRLRSGDIPQPSRKMSNPPASPARNLVPPPVPSAAGPADDARSQKSGSTQEKHSSNPLKRFGTVLGRRRQSAHPYGRASSPEQKSSSNLGSAFGFGKGKNKDRDLPPPSTSDRPRSPLRRLSSRRESESAPSPVHAPPSRDVDEPNGFATAASNEIETIATPVNGTVQDSIPELNESLAPPPVAEPPTEPEKDSEGFSVPPSALDAITEAEREAGFSQSESNSTPQFKLDIRNAPIQEEGEDNDAAMASVVNTLRAQAAQPKRNSTLRGRRDVRNTIFVPNPAIPELQSIGEIPALPATGSAPSSATLPSPSTPTVFPPLIPPPQPSSPVSKLPHRSLLSDEHAAPASDTQSIRSGRSLSSSASTTVRHPDLHEPGLNASLVETVSAWFEQGNVTKAMVIGQVALAFNPIDISAGPFGTEQIRLENFSVLEKVAPNPAFIEQIPDNPGNYHVDLAKITKTSVAFHYQLHIENSNVTALAPIILTPLWRAEPTQVSAILNYSLNPQFDLRGASSVTVRNLVLVIRLEPGSRATSCQSKPAGTFSRDKGLIYWRLGDVTLSRDQPAQSIRARFLTEGEAKPGNTEARWEISGEQSLSLGSGLGVSLSAPGETKLDVEADPFADEDNAPPAAPSVQWKPVPSVKRITSGTYLGV, from the exons ATGGAGCTGCAGCGCAAAGAATACCCAGCGGTGCTG CAAGCCCTCTCGCCCGCGCAAGCCGTCGACATCCTCAATGGCCGCATGCGGCACGTGAACCAGCTGAACACGCAGATTGCAGACTGGCTGCAG GAACGGCGTCGCGTCGAGGAGCAGTATGTCCAGAGCCTGCGAAAGCTGGCAAACAGACATCCACCGGACGATGCATCCGAGCTGGG CATCTTCTCCGTGCCATGGCAGAAGATCGTAAGCGCAACCGGCGCCGTTGCCGGATCCCACGAGCACCTGGCCCGCAAGATCGAGTCGGACGTCGAGCGACCGCTGCGCAACTTCTACGCTAGCAACCGCGAAGTGCAGGCCATGGGCAACATCTCTGGGAATCTGGCCGCCATGGCCAAAGACATCGACTCGGCGCGCAAGAAGTCGGAGAAGCTCAAGGCCAAGGGCGCGAAAGCGAAGCCCTCCGAGGTCGGCGAGGCAGCGCAGGAGGAGCAGAACGCTGAGCTGCAGTGGGACTCGCAGGCGCCTTTTGTCTTTGAGAAGCTGCAGGCCGTAGACGAGAGCCGGCTCAACCACCTACGCGACGCCCTCACGCAGTTTCAAACGCACGAAGTGGACCAAGTAGAGCGGAGCAGGATCACAGCAGAGGAGACGCTGAACGTACTGTTGAACATCGAGACTGCAGACGAGATACAGACATGGTCTCTGAGGCTGCGGAGCGGAGACATCCCGCAGCCGAGTCGCAAGATGAGCAACCCGCCAGCCTCGCCCGCTAGGAACCTGGTGCCGCCTCCAGTGCCATCAGCAGCTGGCCCTGCCGACGACGCTCGAAGCCAGAAGAGCGGTTCTA CGCAAGAAAAGCACAGCTCGAACCCTCTGAAGCGATTTGGAACCGTACTCGGCCGTCGAAGACAAAGCGCCCACCCGTACGGCCGTGCATCTTCGCCTGAGCAGAAGTCATCCTCGAACCTGGGTTCAGCCTTTGGGTTCGGAAAGGGGAAGAACAAAGATCGTGACCTGCCTCCACCCTCTACGTCAGACCGACCACGCTCACCACTGAGACGTCTTTCATCGCGGCGTGAGTCTGAAAGTGCACCTTCCCCCGTACACGCTCCACCCTCCAGAGACGTGGATGAGCCGAACGGGTTTGCCACCGCGGCTTCTAACGAAATTGAGACCATCGCAACGCCAGTCAATGGAACAGTGCAGGACTCCATACCCGAGCTGAATGAATCTCTGGCCCCACCACCAGTCGCTGAGCCCCCAACGGAGCCCGAGAAAGACTCTGAAGGCTTTTCAGTCCCTCCCTCGGCCCTTGATGCGATCACAGAAGCCGAGCGTGAAGCAGGATT TTCGCAAAGCGAGAGCAACTCTACACCACAGTTCAAACTCGACATCAGAAACGCGCCTATACAAGAAGAAGGGGAAGACAACGATGCTGCCATGGCCAGCGTGGTCAACACTCTGCGTGCT CAAGCCGCACAGCCCAAACGAAACAGCACACTTCGAGGTCGCCGCGATGTTCGCAATACGATATTTGTGCCCAACCCCGCTATTCCAGAGTTACAGAGCATAGGAGAAATACCTGCACTTCCTGCTACCGGGTCAGCTCCATCGAGTGCCACTCTGCCATCACCCAGCACACCTACGGTGTTCCCCCCATTGATCCCCCCTCCACAGCCTTCTTCTCCAGTCTCCAAGCTTCCCCACAGATCCTTACTGTCTGATGAGCATGCTGCACCCGCATCGGACACCCAGTCAATTCGATCGGGCCGATCGTTGAGCAGCTCCGCTAGCACAACTGTCAGGCATCCGGACCTGCACGAGCCAGGGCTTAATGCCTCACTTGTAGAGACCGTCAGTGCGTGGTTCGAACAAGGCAACGTTACCAAAGCCATGGTAATCGGTCAAGTGGCGCTCGCGTTCAACCCCATCGACATCTCAGCCGGGCCGTTTGGAACCGAACAGATCCGTTTAGAGAACTTCTCCGTTCTCGAGAAAGTGGCGCCAAATCCCGCTTTCATCGAACAGATCCCGGACAACCCCGGAAACTACCACGTCGACTTGGCTAAGATCACCAAGACGTCAGTCGCCTTCCATTACCAGCTGCATATTGAGAACAGTAACGTCACCGCGCTGGCACCTATCATCCTAACACCTCTGTGGAGAGCAGAGCCAACCCAGGTCTCTGCCATCCTCAACTATTCGCTGAATCCGCAATTCGATCTGAGAGGTGCTTCCAGTGTGACGGTCCGCAACTTAGTGCTTGTCATCCGACTGGAGCCGGGATCTAGGGCTACGTCATGTCAGTCGAAGCCTGCAGGTACCTTTTCACGGGACAAGGGCCTTATTTACTGGCGGTTGGGAGATGTGACGCTCTCACGGGACCAGCCTGCGCAGAGCATTCGTGCACGGTTCCTCACAGAAGGCGAAGCAAAGCCCGGCAACACCGAAGCACGGTGGGAGATCAGTGGCGAGCAGTCACTGAGCTTGGGAAGCGGTCTTGGAGTCAGCTTGAGTGCTCCCGGCGAGACCAAGCTGGACGTTGAAGCTGACCCTTTTGCTGACGAGGACAATGCTCCTCCCGCTGCTCCGTCGGTGCAGTGGAAGCCTGTCCCCAGTGTTAAGCGTATCACGAGCGGTACCTACCTGGGCGTGTAA